The Paenibacillus swuensis genome contains the following window.
CGTACTCCACCCACCCGAAGAAGGGAATTGAACCGTAGTTACATCGGATCCGTTTACGTTAAGAGTCGCGGCTCTTGTCGCGTCACCCGCCGTATAATAAATCGTCAGGCTCGCCGTTCCGCCGGTGCCTCCGGCGATGTTGTTAAATTGTAACGTGCCGCCATTACCCAAATATCCGACCTTGGAACCGCCGGAACACGACGCGCAAGTACCGGCAACGGCCCCGCCTGTCAGCAGGTTTCCGCTTGCCTCCGCCTCATACGCGGTCGGAGCAGCCTGCACAGACGGTGTCAAGTTCATCGGAGCGATTCCTAACACAAGAACTAATAATACGGTGAACATCCATTGTATGAACCTCTTCTTCCCCATTACATTTCCTCCTTTATATTGGTTTGTTATATGGAAAGGGAGGCTGCTTGAGCCTCCCGCTCCAACTTCAACTTATTTCCACAACTCCAATCTCTCCTGATACTTTTCATTGATGATCTTCTCAATCTTCTCGTCTCCGGCCGCCTTCATATCCGCTAACATCTTATCGTAATTGGCTTTAGCATCATTGGCACTGGCGGAAATAATAATTTTTGGAATCTGTTGCTTGAAGATGTCCTGGATTTTCTGATTAATCAGGGAATCAGGCGTTCCGCCTTCCGGTCCCAGGTTGTCATAAGGAGAGCTGTCCCATACGGAATCCAGCAAACTCTTCGTGGCCATCTTGGCGTCCGTGCCGCGGTCATATTTGCCCGGCATATCATATGGTGTCCCGTCAGAACCGTTGCCGTTCTTAATGAACCACGCCCATTTGCGGACTCCGGTTTTCTTCGCGGTTGCGTCCCAATCTTCTTTGAACTGCTGAATCAATTCCGGTTTCGGCACATGCTTGCCGTCCTTCATATCCCAGTGCACGCCCTCAATACCCCACAAGAGTAGGTACTGTCCTTCCTCACTAGCCAGAAAGTTAATTAACTTCATCGTTCTTTCCGGATCTTTATTCGTCTTGGAAATGGCAATCGCATCCCAGCCCATCGTGCCGCGCGGACCGAATGTAGTCTGTGCGGGATCTGTTCCCGGCGCAACCACTTTATAAGCGAACAGTTGCTTCTCTTCGCCGCCGCCCGCTTTCTTCAGGGACGTATTCGAAGCGCCTACATCCCAGTACGCCCCGGGAGAAGAGAATACGAAACCGTTCGACAGCTTCTGTTCCCAAGTCTGTTTCTTGCTGATCGCCCAATCTTTATCCATCAGCCCTTCCGTATACAGCTTGTTCATATACAACAACATTTCGAGATAACGGGGATCTTTCACATCAAATTTCAGTTGTCCGTTATCTTCGTAGTACGTCTTCATTCCCCACATCCCTTTGAACGTTGCCAGCATGGCTCCCATGTTCTCAGCGTTCATCGTTATAGGAACGGTATTCTTCCCGTCGATTTGAGGATACTTCGCTTTAAACGCTTTCAATAATGCCAGGTATTCATCCGTTGTGAACGGAACGCCGCCGTCGGCTTTATCCGGGGCTAATTCCCGCAATATATCCTGTCGGATATTCATCCCGAATACCGGATCTTTATCCAGCCCATACCAGTTGGACAAGTAATAGTTTTTACCGTCTTTATACCGGGTTTTCTTCAATGTGTCGCCGTACATCGTCTTAATATCCGGTCCCAGCTCATCAATCAGGTCATTTAACGGAAGAATTGCGCCCGCCGCAATGTATTTATTCACGATGTCACTGCCGCGATCCATAAGGATGATATCCGGCAAATCATTACTCGCGAGCATCAGGTTTAGTTTCTCCGCGGGATTTCCGGTTGGCTGCTGAATCTCCAGCGTTATCCCGGTCCGCTTGGTAATTTCCTTGGCCACGTCATTCGTAAATGTGTCTCCTGTGTTCTTATCGAAGAAAGTCAGCTTAAGCGGCTCTTCCGTTTCCGGAGCGTTCCCGCCTTCATTCGCTGTTGCGCCTTCCGAAGAATTCGGGGCATTGTTCGCTGCAGGTTCATTCTTGGTATTGCCCGAGCAGGCTGCCAACAAGGACAAGATCATCATACTAATCAACAACAGCGTTGTGGCTTTATACATTTTGCGCATTCCGTGTTCCCCCTATAATCATGTTTAAATTTCATTTAGCTTTTTAAATATGCCTGACATCCTACCGTTCGCCGCCCGCTCTGTCACCTCCTTCACCAGCGAATCGCCAATCCATTAACTTTTGACTGCGCCCAACGTCATTCCTTTGACAAAATATTTCTGCAAAAACGGATACACCAAGATGATCGGCAATGTGGATACCACCGTTGCGGCCATCCGGATCGAATCCGAGGAAACCGCCATTTTCTTGGCTGAATCGGCAATCTTCTGGGCATCGGATACCATGTTGCTGGTCTGATATTGATTCAGAATTTTGACGAGAACGGCCTGCAGTGTTTTCAAACTCGGCTTGTAGGTGAACACATAGGAATCAAACCACGCGTTCCAGTGCCCGATTGCGGTGAACATACCGATTGTAGCCAATACCGGTAAACACAGAGGCAAGATGACTTTGTAGAATATCTGCAAGTCGTTGGCGCCGTCAATCTTCGCGGATTCTTCAAGTTCGCCCGGCAGCTGCTGCATGAACGTTCGAACGAGTATCATATGAAACACATTCATTAACCCGGGGAGGATGTAAACCCAGAACGAGTCAATGAGGTTAACACTCTTAAGAATCATATAGTACGGAATCAGCCCTCCGCTGAAATACATCGTGAAGATGAACAGCAGCGTAATCGGCCTTCCGCCCACCAGGTCCTTTTTGCTAAGAGGATAGGACAACAGACAGATGACAATAAGGGTTAGCGGTGTGCCGATAATCGTCCGGGCAAGCGTAACTTTGATGGCATTCAGAATCTCGGAATCGGACAAAATTTGGCGGAAACTGCTGAAATCCCATTCACGCGGCCAGAAATAGATGCCCCCTCTCATCGTATCTGAAGCATTGTTGACCGATAAAACAAGAATGTTCCAGAACGGATACAATGTGATGAAGAATACGAAGCCAAGGATTGCGTATACCGCCAGGAGGAATACCGATTCTCCGATGCTTCTTGTTTTCATAGATTTCCCTCCTTACTGCTGTGTTGGTTTAAAATAGGGATTGCCCATTGGTTCTCCGCGCAATAGAGTTTACGGTTACAACCAAGATGAATGAAACTACGGACTTGAATAATCCAACGGCCGCCCCATAGGAGAACATGGAGTTCTGCAAGCCGTAGCGGTACGTATACGTATCAATGACATCCGAATATTGCAATACGGTATCGTTCTGAAGCAGGTATTGCTGATCGAAGCCGGCATTGAGAATACCGCCGATGGACAAGATGGCCATAACGACAATGGTGGGTATGAGCGCCGGTAACGTAATATGAAACATCAGCCGAACACGGTTGGCTCCATCGACGCGGGCAGCTTCGTAAAGTTCAGGATTGATAGAGGAAATGGCCGCAAGATACAGGATCGCGCCAAAACCCATCTCCTTCCAGGTGTTCGACAGAGCGATGATCCACCAGAAATAAGGACCTATTTGCAGGAATCGAACCGGTTCGTTCACGAATCCGAAGAACATCAGTATGTTGTTGATCAGACCATCGGAACTAAGCATGGTGATAATGATGTTAGCCGCAATGACCCAGGAAATAAAATGCGGAAGATACGATACAGTTTGGAACACTTTCTTCACCG
Protein-coding sequences here:
- a CDS encoding type 2 periplasmic-binding domain-containing protein is translated as MRKMYKATTLLLISMMILSLLAACSGNTKNEPAANNAPNSSEGATANEGGNAPETEEPLKLTFFDKNTGDTFTNDVAKEITKRTGITLEIQQPTGNPAEKLNLMLASNDLPDIILMDRGSDIVNKYIAAGAILPLNDLIDELGPDIKTMYGDTLKKTRYKDGKNYYLSNWYGLDKDPVFGMNIRQDILRELAPDKADGGVPFTTDEYLALLKAFKAKYPQIDGKNTVPITMNAENMGAMLATFKGMWGMKTYYEDNGQLKFDVKDPRYLEMLLYMNKLYTEGLMDKDWAISKKQTWEQKLSNGFVFSSPGAYWDVGASNTSLKKAGGGEEKQLFAYKVVAPGTDPAQTTFGPRGTMGWDAIAISKTNKDPERTMKLINFLASEEGQYLLLWGIEGVHWDMKDGKHVPKPELIQQFKEDWDATAKKTGVRKWAWFIKNGNGSDGTPYDMPGKYDRGTDAKMATKSLLDSVWDSSPYDNLGPEGGTPDSLINQKIQDIFKQQIPKIIISASANDAKANYDKMLADMKAAGDEKIEKIINEKYQERLELWK
- a CDS encoding carbohydrate ABC transporter permease, whose product is MKTRSIGESVFLLAVYAILGFVFFITLYPFWNILVLSVNNASDTMRGGIYFWPREWDFSSFRQILSDSEILNAIKVTLARTIIGTPLTLIVICLLSYPLSKKDLVGGRPITLLFIFTMYFSGGLIPYYMILKSVNLIDSFWVYILPGLMNVFHMILVRTFMQQLPGELEESAKIDGANDLQIFYKVILPLCLPVLATIGMFTAIGHWNAWFDSYVFTYKPSLKTLQAVLVKILNQYQTSNMVSDAQKIADSAKKMAVSSDSIRMAATVVSTLPIILVYPFLQKYFVKGMTLGAVKS
- a CDS encoding ABC transporter permease, yielding MNTTLARPKLHRGKSLNRGSSLWRKVLEQKYLYLMILPALIWVIIFAYGPMFGLYMAFINYSPGGGSFFSQFFHSEFIGADWFKYFLDNGDFYLVMRNTLAQSLLTLLFGFPAPIILALLINEISRNTVKKVFQTVSYLPHFISWVIAANIIITMLSSDGLINNILMFFGFVNEPVRFLQIGPYFWWIIALSNTWKEMGFGAILYLAAISSINPELYEAARVDGANRVRLMFHITLPALIPTIVVMAILSIGGILNAGFDQQYLLQNDTVLQYSDVIDTYTYRYGLQNSMFSYGAAVGLFKSVVSFILVVTVNSIARRTNGQSLF